A stretch of Toxoplasma gondii ME49 chromosome V, whole genome shotgun sequence DNA encodes these proteins:
- a CDS encoding hypothetical protein (encoded by transcript TGME49_286530~Signal peptide predicted by SignalP 2.0 HMM (probability 0.569) with cleavage site probability 0.145 at residue 38~Predicted trans-membrane domain (TMHMM2.0):129-152), which produces MMAMSSGASALRLGCRAAPAFFCLSHRRLMFAAAPLQSFSVTNKQFHPEGLEAQAPRPHQGLDMRKIHDHKWISPFTTRVPHRSGYQYDIGKLPSLHACTHAEIASFFDVENMLQKYTLKQIGVMMIPMLNWLLMVILSILLVACPFLGFVFYEQRFEPVEHPMPRDEYFKNFKWNYWGGHLDHHAFGQYLEARRTKKWRETDVNPDDWIPPQYRGAQ; this is translated from the exons ATGATGGCGATGTCTTCGGGTGCCTCAGCCCTGCGGCTGGGCTGCCGGGCGGCACCAGCCTTTTTCTGCTTGAGCCACCGCCGCTTGATGTTCGCTGCAGCGCCACTGCAGTCATTCTCTGTGACAAACAAACAGTTCCATCCAGAGGGTCTTGAAGCTCAGGCTCCGCGTCCTCACCAGGGGTTGGACATGCGCAAAATCCACGACCACAAATGGATTAGCCCGTTCACAACTCGGGTTCCGCACAGGTCAG GCTACCAATATGACATTGGGAAATTGCCGTCGCTCCACGCGTGCACGCACGCTGAAATagcctccttcttcgacgTGGAGAATATGTTGCAGAAGTATACTCTGAAACAGATTGGCGTCATGATGATTCCAATGCTGAACTGGCTGCTCATGGTGATCCTCAGCATTCTCTTGGTTGCTTGCCCGTTCCTTGGTTTCGTCTTCTACGAACAGCGGTTTGAGCCGGTGGAGCACCCTATGCCGCGCGACGAATATTTCAAGAACTTCaa gTGGAACTATTGGGGAGGACACCTTGACCACCATGCTTTTGGTCAGTACTTGGAGGCAAGACGCACGAAGAAATGGAGGGAAACGGATGTTAACCCGGATGACTGGATCCCTCCCCAATACCGTGGTGCCCAGTAA
- a CDS encoding hypothetical protein (encoded by transcript TGME49_286525) encodes MRRRVAFSRLRTTESFRSASIYTKNGRKQGYGERPRSDNKIAWAQREKSKHVVFSDTPSRFYGYSIEIGEHRVGLMLRIYGENTPISLRKPSILLAVVFLLSIVLTHERDTLMLYFRGHTFPVYNARTHGGDGSVQLLQISTREESSHV; translated from the exons ATGAGAAGGAGGGTTGCTTTTTCACGACTTCGGACCACAGAAAGCTTCCGTAGTGCAAGCATCTACACCAAAAATGGCAGAAAGCAAGGATACGGCGAACGGCCCAGGTCTGACAATAAGATTGCTTG ggcgcagcgagagaaaagcaagcaTGTTGTGTTCAGCGATACTCCGAGTCGTTTTTACGGGTATTCAATTGAAATAGGTGAGCACCGAGTCGGTCTAATGCTTCGTATATATGGGGAAAACACCCCGATTTCCCTTCGGAAGCCTTCCATTCTACTAGCCGTCGTGTTCCTTTTGTCGATCGTCCTTACTCATGAGAGGGACACACTCATGCTTTACTTCCGCGGTCATACCTTCCCCGTTTACAATGCAAGAACTCATGGAGGCGACGGGTCAGTGCAGCTCCTCCAAATTTCAACACGTGAGGAAAGCTCTCATGTCTAA
- a CDS encoding hypothetical protein (encoded by transcript TGME49_286520): MAASSVCMQPTSTDNLGTRPASCLVADGRYPQRKPKTRFGGESVSTEKTGRDASGKQADLWVSTTSDMARPFQRCTAQTQDTRACKSITPVPSCPFWSSSAFTSYSPRLQATRDPPPLSDQPVRGSAPNSCDPDTRGESGSGKTHPLIPRGCADNQEQDASARAVPDVATSPGGEFSTGAGVEEARRSRQSPATRGVRPDGAGRKPHPFHISSKNGPSRGSDEFQVSVLTDTESSWEDVEEEARKETARRTPVHEGKAALLRTPTFRYAAVPKEARNVGLQSLLTSKEMSSESGLSETMMCSAAIPGAGDVVKGQAMSGKWNGVGALLLRGPRSSGSTPATDHFFMSRFTVVSDFLGFGPSRQVLHRPALAGASLPPSSSPFWTDSGVASPTSSVPPQISFCLTPMPSSEGATEKKTAPVGTPKSKDAASVPSAASLLSHLSRACSVAASSASRLVVSGPLGVQSEWRKTDQNIISENPTGAVSPLNCSPRASDQGGDDDRVGPPIPASGMIALQQELLFLSASASGKQRLSSRRTRPRARRRAAVRDQSAETHSSFGRRRADSWNCSYVDSEANRRSGVSCGTVSAGHSSATGEAPSRESFIHIRPCTTMNISSCSPGDKGKRYNELASSITWRNAQRSRPLSDAGMDTSSLDSLDTASSSSRGTSNSGDSDASAETHRQRMPFPPFWPSQVEEDKERSVSCQVTIEGRSVDNTRVENEIGRPVVSWCSARANNREVYGHRTDGIQSTGLEARILDSTGVRVLPTMPSCGCGEILTSPTLNGCKAPPATGLQEENYCVPAFGGGSGRAAVCRQMRSSDGETTAIWLHRKKCLNTRINERVRAASDGKLPSGTVFSLAASRPLEEPESHCNQLESDGVKERCVHISRELNPQGTVYGDDTAMNNSARLGDQNESSAHLAGHRPPKDIKGSSNSGPSTSFFLPTQPLSKFPASCGEQQSRGNGPERKDFSKVQKPTAVQMWFCSDHFIYDFF; encoded by the exons ATGGCGGCCTCTTCGGTGTGTATGCAACCCACCTCGACTGACAATCTTGGTACGAGGCCTGCTTCCTGCCTTGTCGCCGACGGAAGGTATCCTCAGCGGAAACCCAAAACCAGGTTTGGGGGCGAATCTGTGAGCACAGAGAAAACCGGAAGAGATGCAAGCGGAAAGCAGGCGGATCTGTGGGTTTCGACAACATCGGACATGGCCAGGCCGTTCCAAAGATGCACCGCCCAGACCCAGGACACAAGAGCTTGCAAAAGCATCACTCCCGTCCCATCCTGTCCTTTCTGGAGTTCTTCAGCTTTCACATCTTACTCGCCCAGGCTACAGGCGACAAGGGATCCACCGCCTTTATCCGACCAGCCAGTGCGCGGCAGTGCACCCAACAGTTGCGACCCCGACacacgaggagaaagcggcagTGGCAAGACGCATCCCCTGATTCCCAGAGGTTGCGCTGACAATCAAGAGCAGGACGCTTCTGCACGCGCCGTTCCAGATGTCGCCACCTCGCCTGGAGGCGAATTCTCTACAGGAGCGGGTGTCGAGGAAGCGCGCCGCTCGCGGCAGTCTCCGGCAACTCGGGGTGTGCGACCTGATGGAGCAGGTAGAAAACCTCATCCTTTCCACATTTCTAGCAAAAACGGCCCAAGTCGGGGAAGTGATGAGTTTCAAGTGAGTGTGCTCACAGACACGGAATCGAGTTGGGAGGAtgtagaggaagaagctcgGAAAGAAACCGCGAGGCGAACGCCAGTGCACGAAGGGAAAGCTGCGCTGCTAAGGACACCCACTTTTAGATATGCAGCTGTGCCAAAAGAGGCACGAAATGTGGGGCTTCAAAGTCTGCTCACTTCCAAGGAAATGAGCTCTGAGAGCGGTTTGTCGGAAACCATGATGTGCAGTGCGGCAATACCCGGAGCGGGCGATGTGGTGAAGGGACAGGCGATGTCAGGGAAGTGGAATGGCGTCGGCGCTCTTCTTTTGCGGGGCCCGCGTTCGTCAGGGAGCACTCCTGCGACAGATCACTTTTTCATGTCCAGATT CACGGTTGTGTCCGATTTCTTGGGATTCGGCCCCTCAC GACAGGTGCTGCACCGCCCGGCCCTAGCAGGGGCGTCGCTGCCTCCATCATCGAGTCCTTTTTGGACAGATTCGGGAGTGGCATCGCCGACATCGTCCGTGCCACCTCAgatctctttctgtcttaCTCCAATGCCCTCTTCAGAGGGTGcaaccgagaagaagacagctcCAGTGGGTACGCCGAAAAGCAAAGATGCCGCAAGCGTTCCCAgtgctgcctctcttctctctcacttgTCCCGAGCATGCAGTGTTGCGGCatcctctgcttcgcgccTAGTTGTGTCGGGGCCTCTTGGAGTGCAGTCAGAATGGCGAAAGACTGACCAAAACATTATTTCAGAGAATCCTACTGGggctgtctcgcctctcaaCTGCTCGCCCAGAGCCAGCGACCAAGGTGGTGACGACGACAGAGTCGGCCCTCCAATACCAGCCAGTGGCATGATTGCTCTGCAGCAAgagcttcttttcctttctgcatCAGCATcgggaaaacagagactcaGTTCGCGGCGCACCCGTCCCCGGGCTCGGCGGCGAGCTGCGGTGCGTGACCAATCTGCCGAGACACATTCATCGTTCGGAAGACGGAGAGCTGACTCCTGGAATTGCTCGTATGTTGACTCTGAGGCAAACAGACGAAGTGGCGTCTCCTGTGGCACAGTAAGCGCTGGACACAGCAGTGCAACTGGAGAGGCACCGTCCCGCGAGTCCTTTATCCACATACGGCCGTGCACAACGATGAACATCTCGAGTTGCTCACCAGGTGACAAAGGAAAACGATACAACGAGCTCGCCTCTTCAATAACATGGCGAAATGCCCAACGTAGCCGTCCACTGAGTGACGCGGGTATGGACACCTCATCTCTCGACAGCCTAGATACTGCCTCATCCAGTAGTAGAGGAACGTCGAACAGTGGGGACAGCGACGCTAGTGCAGAGACGCACCGACAGCGGATGCCGTTTCCCCCTTTTTGGCCTTCTCAAGTAGAGGAGGATAAGGAGAGGAGTGTTTCCTGCCAAGTTACCATAGAAGGGCGTTCTGTCGATAATACGCGAGTCGAAAATGAGATAGGTCGACCGGTTGTGTCATGGTGCAGTGCTCGCGCCAATAACCGTGAGGTGTATGGACACCGGACGGATGGTATTCAAAGCACAGGATTGGAAGCGAGGATCCTGGACTCGACCGGGGTTAGGGTGTTGCCGACGATGCCTAGCTGCGGATGCGGAGAGATCCTGACTTCCCCGACGCTCAACGGGTGCAAAGCGCCTCCGGCGACCGGGCTACAGGAGGAAAACTACTGTGTTCCCGCATTCGGGGGCGGATCCGGCAGAGCTGCAGTTTGTCGGCAAATGAGAAGCTCCGATGGTGAGACGACTGCGATCtggctgcacagaaagaAGTGTCTGAATACGAGAATCAATGAGAGGGTGAGAGCGGCATCTGACGGAAAGCTTCCGTCTGGAACAGTCTTTAGTCTTGCGGCGTCGAGGCCGCTCGAGGAGCCCGAGAGCCACTGCAACCAGCTTGAATCAGACGGTGTGAAAGAACGCTGCGTGCACATATCGCGGGAACTGAACCCGCAAGGGACAGTTTATGGCGACGATACCGCGATGAACAATTCTGCTCGGCTGGGGGACCAGAATGAATCTTCAGCACACTTGGCTGGACACCGTCCACCCAAAGACATCAAAGGCAGTAGCAACAGTGGTCCCTCgacttcgtttttcctgccGACACAGCCGCTGTCGAAATTTCCTGCGAGCTGTGGCGAGCAGCAGAGTCGCGGAAATGGGCCAGAGCGTAAAGATTTTTCGAAGGTGCAAAAGCCAACGGCCGTCCAAATGTGGTTCTGCAGTGACCATTTTATATATGACTTTTTCTGA
- a CDS encoding hypothetical protein (encoded by transcript TGME49_286510~Predicted trans-membrane domain (TMHMM2.0):131-154:217-240:244-267:344-367:386-409), translating to MRESEASPVSGFATGRKKSAAVLSSEPSGASSSEVRENTSGIFAHQLLSLSDLLIAVTNLFILQVTVGTCADRVALIRARQAGASFRESHASSSHAATGTETLPRNTRGDSAEEQSDYSVALAVEDTGGLELAVISVWTLVLVVALKGGTAIYVRSRYATLQGDYEKMSQTAACEESPSEGVRSLGSICRFIVRLGSGRFSLSCLPASASYVCYPGSIAYLYGLWLATISFLPVLLGTPVSQYAACVLFASYLASLGLLCPVAAAVVEEIRRLGVEIEADKGSVTSVRTKHEGLGHGRTKKEKSSPEGVAPPDVLTMPHFLRVVHPYLPECLKARLPFILSPLHLGHLFIVAAFLPFITCSFSAILSCFFLPLDWQTVFIHFPFPLILGGSVGHFVGATVSVLLTCFVLPCLTICQKFLGGSLVAAPVLQDLLLQQRQQEEDSDWEDFEMTETCGGGIYHESGASGKIGGETQLTESSLRRRGRRYAPPYGSDRLS from the coding sequence ATGCGGGAATCAGAGGCCTCACCCGTAAGTGGCTTTGCCACAGGTCGGAAAAAGTCGGCGGCAGTCCTGTCTTCGGAACCTTCGGGTGCATCAAGCTCAGAAGTGCGGGAAAATACCTCGGGCATCTTTGCTCACCAGCTGCTCAGCCTCTCGGACCTCTTGATCGCGGTCACCAACTTGTTCATTCTCCAAGTAACTGTAGGGACTTGTGCGGACCGTGTTGCTCTCATACGCGCTCGCCAGGCAGGCGCAAGCTTCCGTGAAAGCcacgcttcttcctctcatgCAGCAAcaggaacagagacattGCCGCGTAACACGCGTGGCGACAGCGCAGAAGAACAGAGTGACTACAGTGTGGCGCTCGCGGTCGAGGACACCGGAGGCTTGGAACTTGCCGTTATTTCTGTCTGGACGCTGGTTCTCGTCGTCGCCCTAAAAGGCGGTACTGCAATCTACGTGCGGAGTCGGTATGCTACACTGCAGGGCGATTACGAGAAGATGTCGCAAacagctgcatgcgaggaGAGTCCCAGCGAGGGAGTGAGAAGCCTTGGGTCGATCTGTCGCTTCATTGTGCGTCTAGGTTCGGGACGTTTTTCCCTTTCTTGCCTTCCGGCATCAGCCTCATATGTCTGTTATCCAGGATCGATTGCCTACCTGTACGGGCTCTGGTTGGCAACTATCTCCTTTTTACCGGTTTTACTCGGTACTCCTGTTTCCCAGTATGCGGCCTGTGTGCTTTTCGCTTCATACTTGGCTTCACTTGGTCTCCTTTGTCCAGTTGCGGCTGCGGTTGTTGAGGAGATTCGAAGGCTAGGCGTCGAAATCGAGGCAGACAAAGGGTCTGTCACATCTGTGCGAACAAAGCACGAAGGGCTTGGTCATGGCCgcacaaaaaaagagaaatctTCACCTGAGGGTGTGGCACCGCCTGACGTTTTGACCATGCCACACTTCCTGCGGGTCGTGCATCCGTACCTGCCCGAATGTCTCAAAGCACGTTTGCCGTtcattctctctcctctccatctAGGCCACCTTTTTATCGTCGCGGCATTCCTACCTTTTATCACATGCAGTTTTAGCGCAATTCTGTCgtgcttttttctgcctcttgaCTGGCAGACCGTGTTCATACATTTCCCTTTTCCGTTAATACTGGGCGGTTCAGTCGGGCACTTTGTCGGCGCCACCGTCTCTGTGCTGCTGACGTGTTTCGTGCTTCCTTGCTTAACCATCTGCCAGAAGTTTTTGGGGGGCAGCCTGGTGGCGGCTCCAGTTTTGCAAGACTTGCTGTTACAGCAGCGACAGCAAGAAGAGGATAGTGACTGGGAGGATTTCGAAATGACAGAAACATGTGGTGGAGGAATATATCACGAAAGCGGGGCATCCGGGAAGATCGGTGGTGAAACACAGCTGACGGAATCTAGTCTCCGCAGAAGGGGCAGGAGGTACGCGCCGCCGTATGGCAGTGATCGTCTCTCGTAG
- a CDS encoding hypothetical protein (encoded by transcript TGME49_286500~Predicted trans-membrane domain (TMHMM2.0):77-100:170-193:560-583:592-612:618-637:646-666:678-701:715-738:742-765:774-797) has translation MAQLAAVDSCAIAENGASTTQENRLPPEPPLEPPQLSPTTSHSNERDGEEFGFRREQSALFPPLTNTPLTLHSYRDSSVSSLMFGLLCCLLNIALYLVSGEISRLLQQEKELQRHQSLHYVCPPQVDDEHGLLMEPPGPSDPLNRDKNRAAPCTIRSADSDVKTRVVVLNIPYFMSWCSQSLQFCFLFFAIAAIKRRRRRPQGNRINPLPSFRHIHGLSRCSSGAQEGGGPSDCGPSSPRGSTHVVQLTEELCKMDIRQRGEYFPLDRSEGRISAASCSDDPGRRTAMQPQIVCEASDKSEGVGTDEVSCSALKGVYPPLETDADYDAGVIPTQQQPGQHPFPRKSKNTTSGVLSNPLGCGSAEKDLHQPLISSEATTAGTGPTCMQRVAGKDVSNFIDNGIETGDGKDSAEKVRWATNVEEVLLYSALQEHRETHMANGCNSERRCAVSRRHSDSDAYTERNLSQTEDLQEQEATLPEESKWSRVRTLPVSWMCVVGSGLAHFNAETVEALWMHHIQPRFSRYIGAPLQQYICTPYVRDTYRIVKDFVEADLQYSSFKELIWACMWIGALYLLHSWTWTLAVGTDGMSVGTVTAIYNMNPVFVFLFTVLLYKEGTEDCVQIAALVLATVGVAAIAYSNEGEPTSTSGVLLSVACAATYGLFEVVYKNYILNGKSNLPLAFIFLIVGIIGMLSLCVFWIPLACLHIFSLEVFPGSTPPPFLIFLLIVVCVCSCLHTLLLQVSLLLLPSPILVALCSLLSLPAAAAADWLNGGGGGVGGIGTFFIASAFFITSVNEWRIQRQEKARTYRRLISLAELHPREYAELRKLVELPDLPQPRYRHRPPLFGRASEAEPPEESEPSLESIAAHLVAQKKDEDVGAELKEVLCVFAAPADDEFFIAENATTVL, from the coding sequence ATGGCGCAACTCGCTGCAGTCGATTCTTGTGCGATTGCCGAGAACGGCGCTTCTACAACACAGGAAAATAGATTGCCGCCGGAACCACCGCTGGAACCTCCGCAGTTGTCACCGACCACGAGCCACTCTAATGAAAGGGATGGGGAAGAATTTGGTTTCCGCCGCGAACAGTCGGCGTTGTTTCCTCCACTTACCAACACTCCCCTAACTCTTCACTCCTACAGAGACTCGTCGGTATCGTCTTTGATGTTTGGCCTGCTCTGTTGCTTGCTGAACATTGCCCTTTATCTGGTAAGTGGTGAGATTTCAAGGCTTCTgcaacaggagaaagagctcCAGAGGCACCAGTCCCTTCACTATGTGTGCCCCCCTCAAGTAGATGATGAACATGGGCTTCTCATGGAGCCTCCAGGTCCCTCAGACCCTCTTAACCGAGACAAAAACAGAGCAGCTCCATGTACCATACGGTCCGCGGACTCGGATGTCAAAACGAGAGTAGTTGTTTTGAACATCCCCTACTTCATGTCATGGTGTTCTCAGTCACTGCAGTTTTGTTTTCTATTTTTTGCCATTGCGGCGATCaaacgaaggaggcgaaggccgcAAGGAAATCGGATCAATCCTCTGCCGAGTTTTCGACACATACATGGATTAAGTCGCTGTTCCAGTGGTGCCCAGGAGGGAGGCGGTCCTAGCGACTGTGGGCCCTCGTCGCCGAGGGGAAGTACCCACGTTGTGCAGCTTACTGAAGAATTGTGCAAGATGGATATAAGGCAGAGGGGAGAGTACTTCCCTCTGGACAGAAGCGAGGGCCGGATATCTGCAGCGTCCTGTTCAGACGATCCCGGTAGACGGACGGCCATGCAGCCTCAGATTGTCTGTGAAGCTTCCGACAAGAGCGAAGGGGTAGGAACTGATGAAGTCTCGTGCTCAGCCTTAAAGGGTGTCTACCCACCCCTGGAGACCGACGCAGATTACGATGCAGGCGTGATACCGACGCAGCAACAGCCCGGGCAGCATCCGTTTCCTCGCAAATCGAAAAACACGACCTCAGGAGTTTTGAGCAACCCTCTTGGTTGTGGATCAGCAGAGAAGGACCTTCACCAGCCACTGATATCTAGCGAGGCCACTACGGCAGGGACTGGACCGACGTGTATGCAAAGAGTGGCTGGGAAGGATGTTTCAAACTTCATTGACAATGGTATTGAAACCGGAGACGGCAAGGATTCTGCGGAGAAGGTCCGCTGGGCAACAAATGTAGAAGAAGTCTTGCTGTACAGTGCTCTACAGGAACATAGAGAGACGCACATGGCGAATGGATGTAACTCAGAGCGTCGCTGCGCAGTTTCAAGGCGACATAGTGATTCTGACGCATACACAGAGCGGAACCTTTCGCAGACTGAGGACTTACAGGAACAGGAGGCAACACTCCCGGAGGAGTCAAAGTGGTCTCGCGTCAGAACACTTCCTGTGTCGTGGATGTGCGTAGTGGGAAGCGGTCTGGCGCATTTCAATGCAGAGACCGTCGAAGCTCTTTGGATGCACCACATCCAACCCCGTTTTTCGAGGTACATCGGCGCTCCACTGCAGCAGTACATCTGTACTCCCTATGTCAGGGATACGTACAGAATTGTGAAGGATTTTGTGGAGGCCGATTTGCAATACTCCAGTTTCAAGGAACTGATTTGGGCATGCATGTGGATCGGAGCCCTCTACCTGTTGCATTCCTGGACATGGACACTCGCGGTGGGCACGGACGGAATGAGTGTGGGAACAGTAACAGCCATATATAACATGAACCCTGTGTTTGTCTTTCTATTTACGGTATTGCTTTacaaagaaggaacagaggacTGCGTGCAGATTGCCGCTCTCGTCCTGGCTACGGTTGGAGTTGCGGCGATAGCCTACAGCAATGAGGGGGAGCCAACGTCAACTTCCGGAGTTTTGCTGTCCGTCGCCTGCGCCGCCACTTATGGCCTGTTTGAAGTGGTTTACAAGAACTACATTCTGAATGGAAAATCGAACCTTCCGTTAGCGTTTATTTTTTTGATAGTTGGCATCATAGGAATGTTGagcctctgtgtcttctggaTCCCCTTGGCGTGTCTGCATATCTTCAGTCTGGAAGTGTTTCcaggctccacgcctccGCCATTTCTCATCTTCCTCCTAAttgtcgtctgcgtctgcagctgtctgcacactcttcttctgcaagtTTCCCTTTTGCTGCTCCCATCTCCAATTCTTGTCGCACTTTGTTCCTTGCTGTCGTTGCCTGCGGCAGCGGCGGCGGACTGGCTGAACGGGGGAGGTGGGGGCGTCGGCGGTATTGGTACTTTCTTCATTGCCAGTGCGTTTTTTATCACATCTGTGAACGAGTGGAGAATTCAACGTCAAGAAAAGGCTCGCACATACCGACGGCTAATCTCTCTTGCAGAGCTGCATCCTCGCGAGTATGCCGAGCTCCGAAAACTCGTGGAGCTACCAGATTTACCGCAGCCGCGATACCGCCACAGACCGCCTCTATTTGGACGTGCCTCGGAAGCAGAACCGCCAGAGGAGAGTGAACCATCCCTGGAGTCCATTGCTGCACATCTCGTTGCGCAAAAGAAAGATGAAGACGTGGGCGCCGAGCTGAAGGAagttctctgtgttttcgctGCTCCTGCTGATGATGAATTCTTCATTGCTGAAAACGCCACCACTGTACTCTGA
- a CDS encoding G protein-coupled receptor 89 isoform 5, putative (encoded by transcript TGME49_286490~Predicted trans-membrane domain (TMHMM2.0):19-42:53-76:90-113:186-209:228-251:582-605:632-655:674-697:716-739), which produces MTIPPLSAVSPLSNTLTGFLLGMVTVVGFHACLYVGAYWFFAKHLYRDYEIKRLSIQNLFSVTFTVCVSMLQLLLLELLHVLNPTLRKWVWNIDLVCVLLLLYLILPIFIVYNLLIPEQDVFRIPDLVSAFPRLQNLNLPGFSITSLSIPASLPLPASLNFPSSISQHSRGKLSALLPHSPIPLHQWLLVALGCSIFLPFLWSCFYQSGRFLHLDPAILASLSYTECLLAYVGVCGVTVVSALAGFGSVNYPYKNITAFLSPVSQEQVAEVEQRLLQTLTLIAEKKKKRKQLQQSLSKPGRSSHWPTPTTGLHPANPACVSQAPFDVRAHGKANTGCPEQEGVSVFVHGGSVSSETSALNSSVCDIESGGLPKSGRGLHSACQSIPGEVCTVDCGTQSEGSQSFGSLPRPEGGSVASTEYFTNSGPKSHFRNGTPLRERPVFAGERHGGGTSDQFSRERIPSEDAGLRWLTGEEGHARTGGCTGMADSCGRGMHERGSCEEAGMVPRGFSCLWALWKRGTGMWTRLAAAVRGRTAEKECQQLQSEIAALENLSRELFVGLNDLVQSRAQAIFSKTLLGRLNNLMGWCMTVVCVYRIMTAAINVLFDRVSTTDPATRVLEIALYYLNIPLNVAVVSPYLSLLLLGWIIALTIRGFIEKLLAVFRYVSTSVSSNVFALVMSEIMGFYFSACVLLTRVYLPQSYRDAVTEIIAPSLDFRVFHLHFDRVFLLSSLTSLGIVMLSHKHTLEKFKSL; this is translated from the coding sequence ATGACGATTCCTCCCCTCTCAGCGGTATCTCCTCTTAGCAACACGCTAACAGGGTTTTTGCTCGGCATGGTCACAGTAGTTGGCTTCCATGCGTGTCTGTACGTGGGCGCGTACTGGTTCTTTGCCAAGCATTTGTACCGCGACTACGAGATCAAGCGACTTTCTATCCAGAACCTGTTCTCGGTCACCTTCACGGTGTGCGTGTCTATGCTTCAACTGCTGCTGCTTGAGCTGCTTCATGTCCTCAATCCCACTTTGAGAAAGTGGGTATGGAACATCGACTTGGTGTGTGTCTTGTTGTTGCTGTACCTTATTTTGCCAATCTTCATCGTCTACAATCTACTCATTCCTGAGCAAGATGTCTTTAGAATTCCCGACCTGGTCTCCGCCTTTCCTCGGCTACAAAATCTAAACCTTCCGGGCTTCTCGATTACCTCTCTGAGCATTCCTGCATCCTTGCCGCTCCCGGCCTCGTTGAATTTTCCATCGTCCATCAGCCAGCACTCACGAGGCAAActttccgctcttcttccccactCGCCGATACCTTTACACCAATGGCTCTTGGTGGCCCTGGGTTGCTCcatttttctgccttttctctggtCATGCTTCTACCAATCGGGAAGATTTCTGCACCTCGACCCCGCGatcctcgcttccctctcgtacacagagtgtctcctcgcttaTGTGGGTGTATGCGGGGTCACTGTGGTGTCGGCGCTCGCGGGTTTCGGTTCTGTGAATTACCCGTACAAGAACATCAccgccttcctttctcccgtGTCCCAGGAGCAGGTTGCAGAGGTTGAGCAACGCTTGCTCCAGACACTCACCTTGAttgcagaaaagaagaaaaaaaggaagcagctgcagcagtcGCTTAGTAAACCTGGCCGCTCCTCCCACTGGCCCACGCCAACCACAGGCCTGCACCCGGCGAACCCcgcatgcgtttcgcagGCTCCCTTTGATGTACGGGCGCACGGAAAAGCGAACACTGGATGCCCGGAGCAGGAGGgagtttctgtgtttgtTCACGGTggctctgtgtcttctgagACAAGTGCCCTCAATAGCTCTGTCTGCGACATAGAGAGCGGGGGCTTGCCGAAATCGGGAAGGGGACTACATTCTGCTTGCCAGTCGATACCGGGTGAAGTTTGTACTGTGGACTGTGGTACACAGAGTGAAGGATCTCAGTCGTTCGGAAGTCTACCGAGGCCAGAGGGGGGGAGTGTGGCGTCGACGGAATATTTCACTAATTCCGGTCCGAAAAGTCATTTTCGAAACGGCACACCTCTTCGAGAACGCCCTGTATTTGCAGGGGAGCGTCATGGGGGAGGAACAAGTGATCAGttttctcgagagagaaTTCCCAGTGAAGATGCCGGCCTCCGGTGGCTgacaggggaagaaggacatGCAAGAACTGGGGGCTGCACAGGAATGGCGGATTCTTGTGGGAGAGGCATgcacgagagaggaagttgTGAGGAAGCTGGGATGGTGCCGCGAGGATTTTCGTGCCTGTGGGCTCTGTGGAAACGCGGGACAGGTATGTGGACGCGGCTAGCTGCCGCTGTCAGGGGACGAACGGCGGAGAAGGAGTGTCAGCAACTTCAAAGCGAGATTGCTGCACTCGAAAATTTGTCCAGGGAATTGTTCGTCGGTTTAAATGATTTGGTCCAGTCTCGTGCTCAGGCTATTTTTAGCAAGACATTACTCGGACGACTTAACAATTTGATGGGATGGTGCATGACGGTGGTGTGTGTCTACCGGATAATGACGGCTGCCATTAATGTGCTGTTCGACCGAGTAAGCACAACAGATCCGGCTACCAGAGTGTTAGAGATCGCGCTGTATTACCTAAACATTCCTCTTAACGTTGCGGTCGTTTCTCCGtacctgtctctgctcttaCTCGGATGGATTATCGCGCTGACAATTCGAGGGTTCATTGAGAAATTGCTTGCTGTGTTTCGCTACGTCTCCACATCGGTGTCGAGCAATGTATTTGCCTTGGTTATGTCTGAAATCATGGGTTTCTACTTCTCAGCATGCGTCTTACTGACTCGCGTGTACCTGCCCCAGTCGTATCGAGATGCGGTGACTGAGATTATTGCTCCATCCCTTGATTTCAG